One segment of Nostoc flagelliforme CCNUN1 DNA contains the following:
- a CDS encoding GNAT family N-acetyltransferase has translation MLIRSATPDDVPAVLPMVAKICALHESWDNAKYGFLPHPEQRYEKWLTRMAQNERSVFLVAEDDRQLVAFLISAVEQEIPIYCLREYAFIYDLWVEPEYRQKGIARQIVMLCVERFEQMGIKQIRLDTAVVNENARKLFASCGFRFSNIEMLREI, from the coding sequence ATGCTAATCCGTTCTGCTACGCCAGATGATGTACCCGCAGTTCTGCCAATGGTGGCCAAGATTTGTGCTTTACACGAGTCTTGGGATAATGCTAAGTACGGTTTTCTACCGCATCCAGAACAGCGTTATGAAAAATGGTTAACGCGAATGGCGCAAAACGAGCGCAGCGTATTTTTAGTAGCAGAAGATGATCGGCAGCTTGTAGCATTTCTCATCTCAGCAGTAGAGCAAGAGATCCCAATTTATTGCTTGCGGGAATATGCGTTTATTTACGATCTGTGGGTAGAGCCAGAATACCGTCAAAAAGGTATTGCCCGACAGATAGTAATGCTGTGTGTAGAACGTTTTGAGCAAATGGGAATCAAACAAATTAGATTAGATACGGCAGTAGTGAATGAAAACGCTCGAAAGTTGTTTGCATCCTGTGGTTTCCGGTTCAGTAATATCGAAATGCTCCGAGAAATTTAA